One genomic window of Struthio camelus isolate bStrCam1 chromosome 1, bStrCam1.hap1, whole genome shotgun sequence includes the following:
- the LOC138068871 gene encoding skin secretory protein xP2-like, which yields MAESPGQPGGSPEGAAGPPAGEALSGEGAAGQERGAAAGGCPEGAAEPPGAGQRAEAGAEQRDPGGGEPAAAVGQRGDAPEGSAPAGADVEEAAGAADPAGTDPREAAAAPAGSDPEKAPAEAAPAGSEPEAAAGEAEPAGTDPQEETVAPSGSDPEEATRGAAPAGTDPEEEAVAPSGPDPEEAAREAAPAGPDPEEAPEEAAPAGTDPQEETVAPSEADPEATAGEAAPAGPDPEEETVAAAGADPEAAAAGEQGAPQSPPEAEAAVPGGGEGDAGSPSPGGPEGEDGAPEAAGAGAASAAPGAGGGAAAAAGQPDGSPSPEGLSLNGLRGPAEDEEDEAGSLAVPEQEEEEEEEKQEHDISLFVKNEAACLQANAPFSGNPGQAGDNENQQQIGVSSN from the coding sequence aTGGCGGagagcccggggcagcccggcggcagccccgagggggcggcggggccccccgcgggggaAGCGCTGAGCGGGGAAGGAGCcgccgggcaggagcggggcgcagcggcgggcggctgccccgagggggcggcggagcccccgggcgcggggcagcgggccgaggcgggggcaGAGCAGCGGGACCCCGGCgggggggagccggcggcggcggtggggcagCGGGGAGATGCACCCGAGGGCTCTGCACCGGCTGGGGCAGACGTCGAGGAGGCGGCTGGGGCGGCTGACCCGGCGGGGACGGACccccgggaggcagcggcggccccaGCGGGGTCAGACCCGGAGAAAGCGCCCGCGGAGGCCGCCCCGGCGGGGTCTGAACCTGAGGCGGCAGCGGGGGAGGCTGAGCCGGCGGGGACGGACCCCCAGGAGGAAACGGTGGCCCCGTCGGGGTCAGACCCCGAGGAGGCAACGAGGGGGGCTGCACCGGCGGGAACAGACCCCGAGGAGGAAGCCGTAGCCCCGTCGGGGCCAGACCCCGAGGAGGCAGCGAGGGAGGCTGCTCCGGCGGGGCCAGACCCCGAGGAGGCGCCCGAGGAGGCTGCCCCGGCAGGAACAGACCCCCAGGAGGAGACGGTGGCCCCGTCGGAGGCAGACCCCGAGGCGACGGCGGGGgaggccgccccggcggggccagACCCCGAGGAGGAAACAGTGGCCGCAGCAGGGGCGgaccccgaggcggcggcggcgggggagcagggcgccccgcagagccccccgGAGGCGGAGGCCGCCgtccccggcggcggggagggcgacGCGGGCAGCCCGTcgcccggcggccccgagggcGAGGACGGagccccggaggcggcgggggcaggagcggccagcgcagccccgggggcagggggaggcgcggcggcggcagcggggcagcccgaCGGGTCGCCGAGCCCCGAGGGTCTGAGCCTGAACGGCCTGCGGGGCCCCGCCGAGGATGAGGAGGATGAGGCAGGCTCGCTGGCTGTcccggagcaggaggaggaggaggaggaagagaagcaggaacaTGACATCTCCCTCTTCGTCAAG